CTGAGGCGAAAATCCAGCCCAAGGCCGAAACCAAGGCCGAAACCAAGGCCGAAGCGAAGCCCGAAACCAAGGCCGAGGCGAAGATCGAACCCAAGATCGAGCCAAAGATCGAACCGAAGGTCGAACCCAAGCTCGAATCCAAACCGCAGCCGAAGGCCGAAGAGCCGAAGCTTGCCGCGGTTGCTCCCGCGCCCTCCGCCGCGCCTGTCACAGCTGATGCGCCCAAGGAAGGTGCGAAGGCCGGCGCGCTGGCGGAGACCCAGAAGCAGGTCGCCGCGCTGGCCGAGATCGCGCCGGCCAAGCCGCAGCCTTCGGTTGCGGACACAGGCCCCCGCTTCGATGTCGCCCGCGTCGACGATCTTGGCGAGGCCGCGGTGATCGCGGGCCAGGCCGCACCGGGTGCCAAGGTCGAGCTGCTGCGCGACGGCCAGCCGCTCGACAGCGTGGTGGCCGATGCGTCCGGCCAGTTCGTGATGACCCCGCCAAAGCTTCCCGCCGGCAGCTATGAGCTGGCGCTGCGCGCTCACGCGCCCGACGGCACCGTCACGCAATCCAGCCGCACCATGCCGGTGACGGTCACCGAGGCCGCACCGCCGCCGGCGCGTGTCGCTCTGGCCGCGAAGCCCGAGGCAAAGCCGCAAGACACGAAACCTCAGGCAAAACCTGATGACAAGCCGGAGGTCGTCGCCTCACTGCCGGCGCCGCATCTGGCTTCGACGCCGGAGCGGTCGGCGGGTCGGCCGCGCATGATGGGCACGGCGAAACCGAAGTCGATGGCGAGGGTGCCGGCCGCATCGGCGATTGTCGCAGCGGTCTCGCCGGCGGACGTGCTCAACACCGTAACGGCGGAGACCGGAGGCAGCCGGGTGATTTCCCGCGGCGACAGCCTCTGGGCCTTGAGCCGTCTCGCCTACGGCGACGGCGCCCGCTATGCGGTGATCTTCAATGCCAACCGCGAAAAGATCCGCAATCCGAACCTGATCTATCCCGGCCAGACCGTCGTGGTGCCGCAAAAGGCGCAGTGAGGCGGTTCTTCGCCTCTCCCGCTTGCGGGAGAGGCCGACACGCCCCGGGCGATGCGAAGCATCGTCCCGCGCGTGGCGGGTGAGGGTTCTTTCCCCTTGGGGATTGTCCCGTTGCGGAGACACCCCCACCCCAGCCTTCCCCCGCAAGCGGGAGAGGGAGCCAAGTGCCGATGCCGCCGCATCTCCATCCGCGACGCTTCGACCGTCTCGCCCCGGAACATTTGGTTCCCCGGCGCGTCTTCTCCCTAAGACGCGATGCGTGCTTGGGAGGTCAACGCAGTGGTCAGCTCGATGGTCATGTCGAGATCGCGCTTGCGACTGGCGCTGGCCGGCGCGGTCTTCGCGTTTCTGACAGTGCTGTTGCCTGATACGGCCAATGCGCAGTTCGGATTGCGCGGCGGTCCGCTCGGCATCGCCCGCTTCGCCGTCGGCCACGTCATCGGCCTGTCGCGGCTGCGCCATTCGCGCATGGCGGTGCGCGGCAGCCGCTATCGCTCGGCTGCGATGAGCGCGCAGGATCCCAGGGGCGGCGAGCGCGGGCAGGCTGCAAATCCTTACGTGATGCGCGCGGCCATCACGGCGCAGGCTGCGCTGTCGGGCTGGCACGGCGGCCGCCGTCCACAGGGTTGGTGGCGTCATCCTGATGGCAGCTATGGCTGGATCGGCCCGGTGTTCTGGCCGTTCGCGCATGACGATCTCACCACGGCAATCATCTTTGGCGATACGACCAGCCTCTCGCTCTATGGCTATGGCGATATCTATGCCGCGATCTTCGCACCCTATGCGGCGCCGGAGCTCGCGGCCTACACCGTGCCGCGAGGCCGCCGCGCGCGACGAGTCCCGACCGTCGAGGCCGTCTGCGACAGCAGCGACACCGGCGGCCTGCCTGTCGAGCGCATCGCGAGCGCCGTACAGCCGAACGAGATGCAGCGCACAGCGCTCGACGATCTCGCAGCCGCCTGGACTGCAGCGCGCGACACCATCCGCGCCGCCTGCCCGGCGCAGCCACCGATCACCGCGGCCGAACGCCTCGGCGTGATGCAGGCCCGGCTGGATGCGATGATCAAGGCCACGGACGCGCTGGCAGCGCCCCTGAATAAATTCGTTGGCCTCCTCGACGACGGCCAGAAGGCAAAGCTCGAATCGCTCGCCGACGAACGCCGTGCTGCGCTTGCATCAAGCCAGCACCGGGATGCGCAGGCGGCCCAGGCGCCGCAGGCATCCAAAGCCTGCGATCCCAATTACGATCCCCGCTATGACGTGCAGGCCCAGCGCCAGTACCAGCAGCTCGTGCAGCAGCAATGGCCCGCCGCCGACATCGTGTCCACCTTGAAGCTCGACGACACCGGCAGCGCCCGGCTCGACGTGCTCCAGGACACCACGCTGCGCACCATGCAGACGCTGAGCGCCTGCCCGATGAAGGCCGAAGCAACACCAGAGGCCCGCCTCGCCGCCGTGAAGCTGCGGCTGCAGACGATGCAGCAGGCGGTGGGAGGCGTCGCCGACGCCCTCGACGATTTCGAATTCGATCTCAGCGACGAGCAGAAGGCGGGGTTCGAGTCGATGGGGCCGAAGCGGGGGATGTGAGCGGGGCGGGCTGCGTGAGAGCCTCGTTGTTGACCACACACTCCGCTGTCATCGCCCGGCCTTGACCGGGCGATCCAGGACTCCGAGACAGCAGTGATTGAATCGAGAAGCCCCGGCGTACTGGATGCCCCGGTCGAGCCGGGGCATGACACATGGGCGCGCGCGAAGGCAAGGCAAACACCACAGGCCATCTCCCATCCGAACTCCGCCTCGTCGTTGAGGCCTGGGTTAGTCACGGTGAGCAGCGATGTGGCTCGTGAAAGAGATGTGGGAATGATGCGACGACCCTCGCCGTCGTCCTGGCGAAAGCCAGGACCCATTACCCCAGGGGGTAGTTTGGCGAAGGTTGGTCGTTCGGGACTAAGACTGCCCGCTTGCGATAGATTCCGCGGTATGGGTCCTGGCTTTCGCCGGGACGACTCGGGGAGAGAGTTTGCTCCCCTCGCGGATTGAAGATGGACTCACATCCTCCTTCGCGCCGCCGACGCATCCACCACATTCGCCACCTCCTCGCGCCACGACAAAATCTCCATCGCCAGCACGGGATGATTGAACCCCTTGAGCTGGAGATCATCGAGCGCGCGCGCCTCGACCCATTGCTCGACCATGCCGTAGACGCGGCGGCTCACCACGATCTGGTTGGGCTTGGCCTCGGCGCACAGGCGGGAGGCGAGGTTGGTGACGCTGCCGATCGCGGCGTATTCCAGCCGCTGCTCGAAGCCGACCTGGCCGAGCGTGGCATAGCCGAGCGCGATGCCGATGCCGAAGCCCAGGCTATGCCCGCGGTTGCGCCAGCGCTCGGTCAAGGGGCCGATGGTGTCGCGCATCTCCACCGCCATCTTCACGGCGCGCGCGGTGTGGTCCTCGAACTGGATCGGCGCGTTGAACAGGATCATCACGCCGTCGCCGGCATATTTGTCCAGCGTGCCCTCGTACTTGAAGATCAGCTTGCCGAGCGCGGCGTGATATTCGCGCAGCACGTTCATCGCCTCTTCCGGCTCGGTCGCTTCCGTGAACGCGGTGAAGCCGCGGAGGTCGCAGAACACCACGGTCACCTCGCGGCGCTGGCTGGTCAGCAGCCCCTCCGGGCTGTCGGACGACGCGATCAGCTGCGCCACCTGAGGCGCCAGGAAACGCTCGAGCTTGCGGATGCGTTCGATCTCGTCGAGCTGGGTCGCGACGCGCTCTTCCAGCGACTTGTTCCAGTTCTTCAGCTGCTCGGTCTGCTCGCGCAGCTTGTCGGCCTGGGCGCGCACGGTCTCGTTGGCGGTCTCCAGCGCGTGGCTCTTGTGGTCCACTTCAGTGAAGAGGCGCGCATTGCGCATCGCCAGCACCGCCTGGTTGGCGAAGGTGCGCATCAGGCCGGTGAGGCTGCCTTCGAATTCGCCGCTTGAACGGCGCAGCACCACCAGCGCGCCGAGCGTGCCTTGCTGGTCGACCAGCGGTACCACCAGAACGGAGTGGAAGCCGGCGGCGACCGCGACGTCGCGCAGCGGCTGCTCGGCAGCATGCGCGAGATCGGCAATCGCGATCGGCTCACAACTCGCGGCGGCATTGCTCAGGATGTTCTCGCCTTCGTCGATGCTGACATGGTCGCCGGTGGCCGATTTGTCGATGCCGTCGGCCTCGACCAGGTTGAAGCGGCGGGCTTCGGCCTCATAGCCGTAGATCAGCACCGCATCGGCATGGCTGATTTCCAGCGCGCGCGCCGCGATCGTCGGCAGCACGGCGTTGAGGTCGAGCGAGGACGAGACCGCGCGCCCGACCTCTTCCAGCACCTTCAGCTCGTTGATCGACTGCGCGAGGTCGCGGGTGCGCGCCTCGACCTTGGTCTCGAGATCCGTGTAGGTCTCCTGCAGCTGGCCGGCCATGCGGTTGAACTGGCCCGCGAGATCTTCCAGCTCGTCGGAGGTGTGCACATCGATGCGGTGGCTGAAATCGCCCTCGCCGAGCTTGTGGGCGCCGTCGCGCAGCGCCGTGATCGGAATGATCATGCGGCGCGCCAGTAGCGTGCCGGCGAGGATCGCGACCAAGAGCCCCATGCCGATCAACAGCGCGATGCGCACGAGCTGGTCGCGGATCGGCATCAAGGCCTGCGTGGTCGGCTGCTCGAACAGCACGCTCCAGCCGAGCTTCGGCACGGTGCTCGCGGCCGTCAGCACCGCACGGCCGTTGAAGTCGGTGCCTGATGTATCGCTCTCGCGGCCGGGCGCGATCGCGGCTGCGACCTGCGGCAGTTTCGACAGATCCGTGCCGACCTCCGGTCCCTTCGACGATGTCGCCAGCACGCGGCCGTGTGCATCGACCACGTAGGCGAAGGCGGCCTTGCCGACCTGGTTGTCCGACAGGTACTCGGAGAGGAAGCCGAGATCGACCTCGGCCACGGTGACGCCGGCATTGAAACCGGAATGCGCCACCGAGATCGACATCATCGGCCTGCCATCGGCGAAACTGGCCGGCGAGTAGCTCACCCCGCGCGCCACCGTGTCGGTGAAGCGCATGTCGCGGGAGAGGTCGGCATTGCCGCCCGTCGTGGTCGACTGGCGCGAGACGCGCAGCACCTCGCGGCCCTCGCCGTTGAGCTGGTAAAGCTGGGTGACGACCGCGACCTGATGCAGCAGCTGGGCATAGCCGGTGCGACGTTTCTCGAGCGTGTCCTGGCTGGCCGCCGTGACCCAGCTGATCTGGCGCTCGAGCTCGGAAATCGACTGTTCCATGCGACGGGCGACGGCCTGCGCCTTGTCCTCGAGCCCGTCCGTCAGCTGTGTCCTGGTGGCGCGATAGGAGATCCAGGTCTCCATCGCGCCGTTGACCGCGAGCACGAACACGACGAGGCCGACGAGGGAGA
This genomic interval from Bradyrhizobium guangzhouense contains the following:
- a CDS encoding LysM peptidoglycan-binding domain-containing protein, encoding MITASKAFIAFCLLAVAGTVLVIGPTELRRMLPGGTKTEISAVAKPEGKPEAKIQPKAETKAETKAEAKPETKAEAKIEPKIEPKIEPKVEPKLESKPQPKAEEPKLAAVAPAPSAAPVTADAPKEGAKAGALAETQKQVAALAEIAPAKPQPSVADTGPRFDVARVDDLGEAAVIAGQAAPGAKVELLRDGQPLDSVVADASGQFVMTPPKLPAGSYELALRAHAPDGTVTQSSRTMPVTVTEAAPPPARVALAAKPEAKPQDTKPQAKPDDKPEVVASLPAPHLASTPERSAGRPRMMGTAKPKSMARVPAASAIVAAVSPADVLNTVTAETGGSRVISRGDSLWALSRLAYGDGARYAVIFNANREKIRNPNLIYPGQTVVVPQKAQ
- a CDS encoding Spy/CpxP family protein refolding chaperone, which produces MSRSRLRLALAGAVFAFLTVLLPDTANAQFGLRGGPLGIARFAVGHVIGLSRLRHSRMAVRGSRYRSAAMSAQDPRGGERGQAANPYVMRAAITAQAALSGWHGGRRPQGWWRHPDGSYGWIGPVFWPFAHDDLTTAIIFGDTTSLSLYGYGDIYAAIFAPYAAPELAAYTVPRGRRARRVPTVEAVCDSSDTGGLPVERIASAVQPNEMQRTALDDLAAAWTAARDTIRAACPAQPPITAAERLGVMQARLDAMIKATDALAAPLNKFVGLLDDGQKAKLESLADERRAALASSQHRDAQAAQAPQASKACDPNYDPRYDVQAQRQYQQLVQQQWPAADIVSTLKLDDTGSARLDVLQDTTLRTMQTLSACPMKAEATPEARLAAVKLRLQTMQQAVGGVADALDDFEFDLSDEQKAGFESMGPKRGM
- a CDS encoding adenylate/guanylate cyclase domain-containing protein, whose product is MAGAKDKTWVLREGLFAKYVVSLVGLVVFVLAVNGAMETWISYRATRTQLTDGLEDKAQAVARRMEQSISELERQISWVTAASQDTLEKRRTGYAQLLHQVAVVTQLYQLNGEGREVLRVSRQSTTTGGNADLSRDMRFTDTVARGVSYSPASFADGRPMMSISVAHSGFNAGVTVAEVDLGFLSEYLSDNQVGKAAFAYVVDAHGRVLATSSKGPEVGTDLSKLPQVAAAIAPGRESDTSGTDFNGRAVLTAASTVPKLGWSVLFEQPTTQALMPIRDQLVRIALLIGMGLLVAILAGTLLARRMIIPITALRDGAHKLGEGDFSHRIDVHTSDELEDLAGQFNRMAGQLQETYTDLETKVEARTRDLAQSINELKVLEEVGRAVSSSLDLNAVLPTIAARALEISHADAVLIYGYEAEARRFNLVEADGIDKSATGDHVSIDEGENILSNAAASCEPIAIADLAHAAEQPLRDVAVAAGFHSVLVVPLVDQQGTLGALVVLRRSSGEFEGSLTGLMRTFANQAVLAMRNARLFTEVDHKSHALETANETVRAQADKLREQTEQLKNWNKSLEERVATQLDEIERIRKLERFLAPQVAQLIASSDSPEGLLTSQRREVTVVFCDLRGFTAFTEATEPEEAMNVLREYHAALGKLIFKYEGTLDKYAGDGVMILFNAPIQFEDHTARAVKMAVEMRDTIGPLTERWRNRGHSLGFGIGIALGYATLGQVGFEQRLEYAAIGSVTNLASRLCAEAKPNQIVVSRRVYGMVEQWVEARALDDLQLKGFNHPVLAMEILSWREEVANVVDASAARRRM